Genomic DNA from Channa argus isolate prfri chromosome 10, Channa argus male v1.0, whole genome shotgun sequence:
aactgtctgaaaAAGAATCACAAGGAAAAACTATCACTGAAACGTCAAAATccaatttaaataatgtatgaTCCTAATTCTGTTGAacaatttggattttaaaatattgcaaaatgtaATACCTCCACTTATTTTGATGGACAGTTGTGGTAAATGTTCCCACAGTTTCTGTTTTGCCTACTATGACATGAATCATAAAAGCTCTCAATTTCAagcaataattttaaaattttccgCCCGACAGTAACTTCTTAGAAACACAggttaatgcattttattgggacttttcttttggtcattttatccAAGCAatattttcccattaagctttttttcttttttccccaattaatatataacataacataatttcAAAAGATTTATATTCatcaattatttatatttcattgtaATTCAAAGCAGTTTGCCCAAAAACAGTCCAGTCTTAACTAGTAATCGGTGTTTTATAGACTGATATGAAGTTTCTCCACAATATTGTATAATTAAAGgaagagcttgttccattcaagtcTATTTTAAGGCCGTTTCCCGTATGAGCACTGATGGTGTCCTGTCGAGTTAAGGAGGAACTTTGACTTTAGCTGAGTTGTCTGCTCCGTCtatgctgcagacagggacacttggctgagctctgTCCTCGCTGAgacagaagaagctgctccacaagtttattttctcatAGGTGTCTTGAAGAATTCATACCCGATAATTTCAGAACACAAAGATTTACACTTTTGTGCTCTAGTTAAACTTCAACAACTAAATCTGCACTGTGAGGTCATTTCTTTATCGTCCCAGGTACCGAATCTTCGTGTACCATTCATTTCTAACCCACCTTGCGACACGTGGAGGCACGTTTTGCAAATCGACGCACTTCTGTGGGCCCACCCTTCAACACCCCGTGGTGTGTGATGTATGCATGCTGTGCTCAGACAGTGTTACCCCGATATGAAGAGGAGTCCGGCTGACGTGGCTTCTCCGACCGGATACGAACACTCCACAGAAAGCTCCATGGCCACCGGGTAAAtggagaagacaaaaaagcCAAAGAGAGAACAGATGGTGGCCACAGCGGCTTTCTGCTGCGGCATCAGAGAAACCTGACCGAGGGACAAAAGACAGAATATCAACAGGAGAGGACATCACCTTTAGGAATGTTTGATCAAGAAGTGCTATGTGTTAGTTAGTGGAGCTGTCGTACTGATGAACTCCTAATGGAATTTCCACATTTTTGGCATGTCACAAAAAtctataatgtatttatttataacccGACAGATTGTGGGCAGGGTTTGATTCCTGTGGTGCAGCAGTTCCCCAACACTCACATCTCTGTCAGGAAATGCAAATGTGTCTAGTTTAATTTAGCAGCAGCTAAAGACGAAGGGTTCTGTCTGCCAACATTTCTCCGCTGGACATATTTATAAATTCCCACATCACATTATACACtgtccactttattaggtacttTATCTGCCCAATCCAACACAGAAGCTCTACTATTACTGCTAATAATCACTAAATTgctaaacttgtttttttttaaagttatagTGATTTCAAAGACGTGTCCTTAGGCAGAACAATAGACACTAGTGAGTTAGTTTAAATTTTGATCAACCTTGCAAAAACAGGTACTATTTACTACAAAAAAGGTCCTAATGACCTTCATAAAAATATACGCTGAGCCTTGAACTATTCCTGTCGTATGTTCTCACCACTGAGAAGGCGATGGACGCCAAGGCAGTGAAGCTCATGTTGACCTTTGTGACCTCGATGAACTTCTTCGTTTTGTCAACATAGAGGCCCAGAGCACCAGCACCTACGACTCCGAACACGATGAAGAGAACGCCGCACAAGCCAGCGAAGTCCTGCAGGGTAATATTTGATATATGATCAAACATACAACATCACAGAACTTGTAATGGAAattggtaattttttttaatgtaattgtgGATGGTGCGTCTGTGCTGCTTTATTTCCTCGTGCTATAGATATGGATTGTTCCTCAGGGGAATTAATATCTCATGCTGTAGTGTACTTACATTGCTGTATCCCTGCACACACAGGATCTGCACTAGGAACATAAAGAAGCAGGTGAAAACAGCAACACCTGAGCCGAAGCACAGCAGCAGGACGAGGTAAGCTTTGTTCCTCAGTAGCTGCAGAGGAAACAAAGCGGGTTAGAAGGAGACATGTCCTCATGGGAAAACAAGGTCACTGCTGCAACCGCATTCAACATGGGAAATAGAGATTTATCACAGACAAGACAAATTGAAGGATGCAACAATTGggctacaaataaaaatgtaaaagcacaCAAAAGTATGGAGTGGTAAATACACTCAAACTGTTATGGTGTTCACTTAAAACACTTCCTCCTTCCTCATCGACCGTCATTCCGCCTCCAAAGACTGGAGTTACAACCAGAGGGTGCAGTGTAAATGTTTCTGAAAAAGGTTTCTGGGATTGTTACGTATGCTCAAGAgtctcaaacaaaaaaaaaaaaaaaagaccacataGTTCTCTGCCTGGGTTTAAACACAGgaactttaaaatgtcaagtcGGCAGAATGGAAGGAAGAAAATCATTTCAGGTGGAGCAACTTGGGAGCATTCAGTTGTCATCAAAGATGGGGTTTTTAGCCTCGCCATGTTATTTATGCATTAGCTGCTTATTTCTGACGGTTACAGTAAACACGCACATCAAAAGTACGGTTACTTTGGCTGGAGGCCCGGTTCAGCCTCTGagccacaaaaaagaaaaatgttctgtgGACCGTTTAGCCAATTCATTAATGTACTTCTCCTCtcaaaatgttcatatttaaaatCATATCAAAATTAAATGCCAAGTTATTGTAACAGTGGTGACAATATGACGTCTCATGCTCCAATGCAGCCTCAGTTCAGGATTTGGACCTGTTAAAAACTCCATCATTCTAAATACAAACATACCTGACGTATCTGTACTTGCTGGTCCAACACAATGAGCAGGCAGTGACAGCCTCATCTCACTCGtctcacacaaatacaaagcaCAACATTTTGACACTTTGTGCACTCTTGTCTACTTACCAGTTTGATCCCCTGGAAGAATGGCTCCGAGCCAGAGGACTCGGCACTGGCAGACGGCGGCGTGGGGGGTACGCTGCTCCGTATCCCCACTGTTGTTAGGCAACAGATGATGCATGCGGGCAATGCATAGACAAGCAGCTAGAGAAGGTTAAACCCACATAATGTGATAAGTGGAGGTTAGCACCTTAAACACAGTTTATCAAAGCATCAAAGCTCTAACAGCTCattcttttttccaaaaaattaaaattaaataaaaaataaaaaaaactattttgctgAATCGAATGGTCTGAACTTTTTTAACGCTTTTCTTCCTTATTGGTACCTAAagtgcttcacactgcttcttcttAATTACCCATTTgtactcacaatctcacacacacacacacacacacacacacggtgtgTTGCTGGCCTACATTCACTGGGAGCCACTAAGTTggatttagtgtcttgctcaaggacgtTTGGACATCTGAGAGGAGAAGTCAGGAATCGAAGCAACAATCCTGGGATTGGGAAAGAACTGCTCCACCTCCGAAGCCACAGTTAGTTAACATTTGGCAACATACACCCAGTGATTATGGAGCAATGTcagcatttgtgttttgtctaccTGATAAAtcctgtgtttacttttactCTTAGCTgttgtttgttcttcttttcttttcagctgttccctttcaggtgtctccacagcgaatcatgtgcctccatctaaccctgtcctctgcatcctcttcactcacaccaactaacttcatgtcctccctcactacatccataaatgtcctctttggtcttcctctagacctcctgcctggcagctccaacctcagcatccttctaacgatatattcacagtttctcctctgaacatgtccaaaccacctcaatctgctctgactttatctccaaaacatctaacatgagctgtccctctgatgtcctcattcctgatcctgtccatcctcgtccctcctaaaaggaacctcaacatcttaagctctgctacctccagctctgcctcctgtcttttcttcagtgccacagtCTCTAAACcgaacatctctggtctcaccaccatcttaaatctttcctttcattctcgctgatactttTCTATcgcacaacacacctgacacttttctccacctgttccaacctttcctgcactcgcctcttcacctcttttccacactaaCCGTTGCTTTGAAcctttgaccctaagtactttcttgcctctgctccctgtaacgaATGTTTGCTCAGGTGGTCTAAGATATTGACCCACCTTCTTTCGATCACTTTTGTGCTTGTTCACCACAGCACAGTTTGTTGTTAACCTCCTTGTCCAACCACAAGGACAAGAAGGCAGGGAATGGTTTGACCCATGTCCAGAAGTGGAGTAGAATTCCAACTTAATAGTCAGCATCTAAAGGTCGCAATCTTACAACTGGTCTTCTTACTATTGTAAAAGTTCCAGTACTGAACACCTCAGTAGTTCAACTCACCAGGTTTGGGATTTGTTGAGGGGTTTGAGTCAGCAGAGGAGAGATGATGTTAGTAAGGACGATGCCCAGGGGATTGGCTGAGGAAGGGAAAGAGAAGTGTAATTGAGAGTGTGCACACACAGGAGTTTGAGCACTTCCTGCATATAATGAAACTGACCCAGGTTGTGCATTAGAAAAAAACGCTGAGCCAACATCATGTGACGCAAGTGTTTTACAGATGAAATTGACATTCAAGTTGAAGATCAGGGCTTTAAGCGAACTGTTTCTTTTCATCAAAatgatataaatattttaagaacATTACTTCATATAATTTCGACAAAAACATTCAAGTCTATATTTAATCGGGTCCTATTGTTCCAATGAACTTTTGATGAGTTTTCCCAAAATTCACAAGCTGCTCTCATAAActcatgtatttttataaaaattaggAGTAGATACAACGGTACACCCAATAAACtgccacacattttaaaaaaagtattaatacttaaatattttaatttatttaatcaaaattTGCAAATGAACACCTGGTTTAAAACTATTGGGTagttattttcacattaataCTCTGCTCAACAAAAACGGAGGTGATTTCGATGTTTGGATCTTTTGCTCGTCCTCTCGATTCTAATATTATATTCACACAGCTCATTCAGAGATGATTCAGCTAAATTTGCTTGCTTACTGCCTTTGTTACTCTGCTGAAGAAGACATTTTCAAGAagctaaaacatttgtttttttttcaagaaaagagagaaatgtacCCAAACAAAAGCTCATATGAAACATCTGTAACTGTATACAAGCCAAAAAGAGTCACCCTGCTCTCAGTACAACAATAAAGTCACTCACACATAGAGGTGATCATGTTAGCTGTGGCCCGCTGATGCTCAGGAAACCAGAGTGCTGCCAGCTTTGTGGGGGTGAAAATGATGAGGGGCTGAGCCGTAGCACCAAGGACCTGACCAAAGACCACTACTGCGAACAGGTCTTTAACACCATTGCCCATTCGTGTGCCCAAGAAGCGCAGCAAGGCTCCAAGCATGTTCAGCCAGGAACCAAGAATCAGCTGAAAGGTAAAATgggagggacaaaaaaaaaaaaaaaaaaaaaaaactgtaacagaTTCTGGATTTTTACAGGTTTATTCTTTTTGGTATTGGGTTGTTTGGCTCTCTCAGGAagtttaattactttattttcaaGGAATAAATGACTGTACCTATATGTAGAATAGCCAAAAGCAGAGAGGATGGGAAACGGGATGGATATGGTTGTAAAGGTAAACTAGTAAGTAAACATCGCTATTGAGGTAAACAGCAGCAGTTGAAAACGTTGTTCTACAAAGTTTTATTACACCATTTCCGATCATTAACGTTTGTCACGGTCCTTGCACTGACTGCATTCATGCAGCATTTCTCCACCTTAGAAAACAGGAATGTCAACAGTCAATGTTCTCCTCTCCATTTCATGTATAGCAGAGAACTTTCCATTACAAACCTGATAAATCTCACAAAAGCTATCATTTTCAACTTATTTCTGTTCGTCCTCGTTTGTCTTCATTTGCTTTATTTGGTATCCTCCCATCTATTAATCAatcaaatcatttatttttaagcaaatgGTTTGTACCATATGTTCGAGCTCCAACTTATTACAATCCCAATTCAAAACAacttgggacaatgtgtaaaacctgaataaaaacaatagaatgcaatgattcCCGTAAACCCATATTGTACtcaacagaacataaaaaatgttttaacggttgaaacagacattttacccataatggaaaatattagctcattttgaaattgatggcagcaacacatctcaaaataaTAGAACTGATTGATTTTAACTATTGTTGtaacatcccctcttcttttagcaactttctgtaaatgtctgggaagttaGGAggccagttgctggagttttaggaatGTGTGATGCAGgtttctagctgctcaacattcctgggcctttgttgctggatttttcattttatgatgtgtcAAATGTGTTCTATTGTTGAAGGGTCTGGattgcaggcaggccagttcagcacgtggactcttctcctgtgaagccatgctgttgttatGAATGCAGTATgcggtttagcattgtcttgctggaaTCAGCAAGGCCTTCCCTAAAAGAGACgtcgtctggatgggagcatattaTGTACTTCTCAGCAGTAACGGTGccttttccagatgtgtaagtgTAAgatgcccacgccataggcactaatgcccccctcataccatcagagatgcaggcttttgaactgttggCTGATGACAAGCTgcatggtccctctcctctttagtctgcaggacacggCGTCCACGGTTtccaaaaaagaatttcaaattctGATTCATCtgacaaaacaacagttttctattttgcctcagaccGTTTGAGATGaactttggcccagagaacacagcggcgtctctggattgtgttcacatgtggcttgtTGTTTGCATGatatacagctttaacttacacgTGTGGAATTGTGTTCTCACATACAGGGATTTCTGTAAGTGATCCTGAGCTCATGCAGCGACGTCCAGTaaagaatcatgcctgtttttaatgcagtgctgcctgagggcccgaagatcgTATGCATCCAGCTTGAATATCCCTCCGgtttctctgaatcttttgatgatgaTACTGTGGATGATGGGATCTTCAGTCTTCCCAAtcttacattgaggaacatttttcataaaaaaaacgaatttttagacagtttgtcacagattagtgaacctctgcccatctttacatccGAAAGCTCTGCCTCTccgaaatgctccttttatacccagtcacgTTACTGACCTgatgccaattaacctaattggttgtcaaatgctcctccatttgttttgtttttttaatttgcagcaaGTACTTTTCCAGGCAAAGTCTGTTTCaactttgagatgtgttgctgccatcaactTCAAgatgagttaatattttccttGTGGTACCATGAAACTCAAACCTTACTGTTtcagataaaacaaatatcttcCTGTATAGAAACAAAATGTCGGACTACCTACCGTGAACCTTAGCCCGTGTGTGTCCATCATCCACGTGGCCAAAAAGCTGAGCGGTATGGACACCACAATGTAGACCAGTGAGAACAAGTTGATTTGATCCAGACTGACCATGAAGTACTGGGCAGACTGGTTTGGTACTAGTGCAAATGTCAACCATATCTGTGAACACACAATGAAGatatttttttaggtttgtttttaaatatcaactcCGTATAAAACAGGTAAATGCAGATTTAAGGGGGATGTTATAACTGAAATGCACGATTTTCAGCTCTTTCTTCAGTGCTGGCAGTTAATTTGTGACCACAGATGTTCgttattttgatttaattaaaatattactttaaaatttattattattcagatgCAAATCTATGAATTAGGTCGACCAAAAAGcccttttaataaaacaatttaccGATTATGTTGTGGTTAACAGAATTTACAACTGTTAAGTTTCTCCCCTGTATTTTCTTAGTGCTACAGAACGAGCTGCACTGTGCTTTGAAGTGCAGGCCTGGTTTCTTTGTATGTTGTAGTCAGATGATCTGATCATGCTGCTtgaaaaaggaggaaatgaTAAGACTTCTGCTTGTGCGTGAAAGAACTGGTTTCTGTGATATATCGTGCGTTCTCATATAACACCATTAACATGGAGTCTAGTCAGTTACCACAGGGAACAAAAAGTGACAGTATTATCAAATGCTGCCATTAAAATGTTCCTGAGAGGTGAGAAGACATGAAACTTAAAGACAATATACTGTGATACATTACAATACTGTGATAAACTGACAGTACACAACACAAgttgaatataaataaattaaaaagtattttttgatctttttatttttttattttattttttaaagacgTCCACCGCATCACAGCTGTTAATGGCGGCACAGATCTGATGAAGGCGTGGTTTTCAGAAAGCAGAGGTCTTAATGAACCTACCAACTCAAGAAGAAATGTTACATTATCTCACGCATCAAAACAAGCATAGATAGTTCTGAATaactaaaacttaaaatctGCATCGTGACTGGCAACCTGCAGCTGTTACTGTGCCACTCTGGGGACATAAGGCCATCAAGCTTTCAAGGTCAACCACGACAGGAGAAGCTCGACTCAGGTACCCCCCCCACAAAGCTACTAAAGGTTGAGGAATACTTGCCGTTAAGCATCAGTTGTGCACATTGTCAGAAAATGTAATCATTATACATTTAATcgtaatatttaatgtttcattattttatatctaaaatattcatttattattaccATTTAAAACCTGGATGTGCAATgaaaacttcttcttcttttcctttcaggtgtcttcccagcgaatcatgtgcctccatctaaccctgtcctctgcatcctcttctttcacaccaactaacttcatgtcctccctcactacatccagaaatctcctctttggtcttcctctagacctcaggatgtacaataaaaacaaatggatcaAAAGCTGCATGTATGGCTGATACACCGCGACTGGATCAACCGAACGGTTCAGACCTGTTAACACTGAGATCACCAGAGTCGGTGTTTTGTGGGCAGGGAAGAAAAGCTCACATAGTCAGCTGATTTGGACGCACAATGCCAGGCCTGTTATCTATGGGAAGGAATGCTTGTGAGGCATTGTGCTGGACACGCTGACAGAGTTGACCTGTTTGCAGAGGACAGGACTGAATGTCAAGAAGATCAGACTGTCTGACATAATTAGCGTCCTCTGCAAACTTGCCAACAATATGCAGCTGAATTAAATGCTTCTCAGCTCGCAGACAACAAATATAAAAGGCAAACTCGTATATTAGTGGTCATAGTTTAAATCTAATGGATAATGAATATATTAGGTGGGAATAACCCAAAGCCAATGTCTCAAACATAACGCAGTGTATTAAATAATGAGGTCTTGTAGACGCCAACAGACATCCCCAAATactgaagaaaaggagaaattgaGGAAAGCTCCCTTAACTCTAATAAGCACTTTGAGCTACAAATAAGATTCTCTATTAAAATGTCCAATGTCCAATTTTGTCCCCCGTCATTTCCACTGAAAAATGCTTTAAGAAGCGAGCTCTCAATGGCCTGTACTGTatgaaaaacagcaatgagTACGGAGAGCTCCCGCTCATTGTTCATGTGGACACCTGACAAGACTTAAAAAAAGATGTCTCAAAAGCCTCCATATTTAATTTGGTCAGcaattctacaaaaaaaattagaacaataaaaataagataaataattataaatccAAAGAAGTGACAGGCAAGACTTAATATGACTAAAAATGCTCCCAGCTTTTAGTACTTTAGTGCTCAGTTACTTAGCCTAGTCTCTAAGCATAGACAAAATTATAGTAAATAAAAACCCTTTCAGtctaaagcagcagcagcagcacaaaccaTTTGCTACAAGCGATACAGGTCAATAAACAGCTCTAAATCTCGTTTTTTTTTAGGGAATGCCTCGATTACATTTACATCAAAGTAAtgattttcagcttttgttaAAACTGAAGACTGTCAAGCACAATAAAATTGCAACTGTGTAACAGCCCCTGAATCCATAAAGGTTACACAAAAAAGGCCAATAAAGTGGTTTTTTCCTtactaaaatgtttgatttattttctctttaaaagaACAATCTGATTCTTTATGCATCCAGTTTCATTAGTCTTCCCACTTTGCAAAGAAAATCTGGGCGTAAATATAATATGGTTAACACAAATACGTAGTGTCAAAAATCAACACAGAATCAATTTACGACTAAAAATCAATAACCCACCACAAGCACATCCTCACCCCTCAGTAGGGCTGTTAATGTCAGACAGATTGATGTCTAATAGGCCCCATCAGCTGTTATTTGCCTCATCATGGATGACTGTAGACCAGCTGAGCATCCTTTGTGAGCAGGAACACCCgtccaataaaaacaatagcCCCCACATAGAAAACTAGTCCTGTGGGAGGTAGCGTGCACGAGACAGGCACACTCGCCTCCTGGCACACACTAGAATTGGATGCTGAGAATCTGGAATAGATTCTGAGGGAAATTATACCTATTTCCCCATAGATTTACATTTCACTTAATCATAATCTGAACTAACCTTAAGATAGCTAGCTCTGTCTGACAACCCCCGAGTCTTGGGATCCAAGGTTTACTGTAACGTTTGTCTGATACCCTGCTCTCTCACCCAACTTACCGAAAAACGTCCTCCCATTTCAGCCAAGAAGGCCACAGTGTGCCTCTTAAACAACCTCATCAACATAAGACAACTTCGTGGTCCGAACACAAACCTGCTTGGGTCTAAACTCAGACTTGAGTCTGCTATTGACCACTGACCTAAAGAATCGCTGTTGTAATTCTTGTCTGTTCACTGTTTTGGCTCTTTTTTCTGTCATATCAAAGCTGCCTGATACCTTGCTTAGCTAGTACATCAACAATCTTGCTGTTAAGAATCTTTGGCTGAACTAAACCTGCTTGGCTGAGAGATAGTGAACTTTTAGTGAGGGCGAAAGTGCACCGCTGTAAAAGGACGTGAGCATGTTAGACTTCCAACACAATACATTTGAATTCGACAAATCTATATTAGAAACCAACTTACACTGATTTCTACCTTCAGTTGTACTTCAAGAGGCATCTCTACCTGTAATGATCTCTCCAGCCACAACTTTCCCTTTGTACTTTCTTTTGTCGTGCATCCACTTGGAAAAAAGCCAGCAGAACGAGGTTAAGCATATACGTGGCAGAAATGTGTGCGTTCTCAAGGCTTTCGACACTATTTTTTGCCCTGGAGGTCAAATACACATTGCATTGTGACACACAAAGTGGTCAGGTTGGGGTTTGGCCTTACTTCAATTgaaatcacagttttttttccacactgcaCCTTTCTGCTCCTGGCaaactgttctgtgtcaaaGTACCAGATAACAAACGGTTTGGGTGATGTATTTTAAAAGGACGGAAAAAACACCTCTCTTTGCTAAAAGCGGCCGGGCTTCTTGCTTGGGAAGGTCAGCTGTTGAAGGGGGCCAGTGATTGTGCACTGGGCCCCCGATTGCTGTGCTACGCCCCTGCTACTCTCAAAACAGTGAAATCCGGATttattcattgtatttttttcagtttcttttacGGACGTTAACCAATTTCGTGCATCGTATTACAGCTGTACCACACTGAATCCAATTCGcttgaccctgaactcaccgtGGCGTTGGAGCAGTTTATCAAACACACCACCATCAGGACAAACCACCGTCTCTTGTAGGCTTTGAATCCCAGCACTTTCGTCGGTTCTGTGTTTGGTCGTCTCTGGACATCCGGCAAAAGAGTCTGAACCTCAGATGAGGCGCCGCCATCCTCCTCCATCAGTGTTCAACAGGCAGCTAATTAGCTCAAGCTAAATGTGGACAGGTGAAACCAGGCTCCGACGTTGGCACGGTGCCATTCGACAGTTGCGAGTTACGACAAAGACCTTTAAGTGTCCGGTGTTCTCCCCTGACGGAGTGTGAAGTCAGTGTCAACGGACGCTGGAAAAGCAGTTTAGAGGAGAGTTGTCAAAGATCCCCTTCGAGATTCCGGTTTGGATTCAGGTTCACCGCCGGGAGCGTCGCCGCACCGGGCCAAAGATCGTCTACTGGAAGGATGGACCACTCGGTTATAGTCGTTCATGCAGCAGAGGTGGTGGAAGCACAAAAACTCAGATAAAAGTTTGATTATCCTACAATTAGAAAGGTTTCTAGGCATCAGttaaactaaattattaaaaactatgtattttaaaatctgattaACATTATGCTGCTGATAACATTGTTGTCCAAATCgagtccagttttttttttttctcccagaaATCAAAAATATTCACCCTTGGACAGAACTACACTATCTCAAAAACCGGATTTCTAAGCGTttcatgtgaaaaaagaaatgtattataaCATCAACCTTTAGTTAGAAAGTTAGCTAGAGCCAAAAATCGCTATTACCTGCCTGAATTTGGaacaaaaagtaacacaaaatgGGAAATACAATAAGTAAATGTTGCCAAATAACCAAATAATAGTtagttaaataatatttatgtattGGGTACCAGTGAATGTTGTCTGCTTAAAATCAACCTTTAACTGTTACTTTAAACCGGCAGTGTAATTACATGGAGCTTACATTAGCTAAATGCTAATTTGTTGTAGGGACTTGGTTTAAAAATGGCCATAATTACTGTTGAGAAATCGCATCCAGTATCTGGACTATTTAGAGGAAAGAGCAGAATATTAATACATGACAACAAACAGCTTGGCGTCTTAGATTTTGATGCCAACATTAAGTGGCCGTGGCTTCTTTGATGTTCATGTCTTGTGAACAAATGCTGTTGCATTTCCTGGAgtaatgtttccattttttgttgattttactgAATTAGATTTATTTGGCAGCTGCACTCGTAAGAACACTTGTAGTTGcatatttataataaactaataaagtGCTATCTACTGTTTGTGGTCCACGTCAAGGGTCTATAGTAATACAGATCTTCAAGTGTGAAGTGTGACATTTACTTGTAGTACTTTTCTTAGGCGAGTATGTGCATTGTACTTGACTAgtaagtttgtgtacttctaccacgtCTGCACTCCACCTCGCTGCCGTTTCTCACGGAATAACCTGTCAGTTTAAATGGTGGcatgtggttttaaaaatgtatgcagtGCACGTTGCACAGAAATCATATGggtttccatttttaaatagtGAAAATAACCATAATCTATTATGACACCGTGGTAATGTATTTCCGCACGGATGCTTCTCAACTGTTTGTCTAGCAGGAAAAGTGACAGAGTGGGAGCTCTTCAGTTTTTCACTCTCTCTAATTGTAGTAtggaaaacaggaaacaccccccccccccccctcc
This window encodes:
- the slc49a3 gene encoding solute carrier family 49 member A3 isoform X1, with the protein product MEEDGGASSEVQTLLPDVQRRPNTEPTKVLGFKAYKRRWFVLMVVCLINCSNATIWLTFALVPNQSAQYFMVSLDQINLFSLVYIVVSIPLSFLATWMMDTHGLRFTLILGSWLNMLGALLRFLGTRMGNGVKDLFAVVVFGQVLGATAQPLIIFTPTKLAALWFPEHQRATANMITSMSNPLGIVLTNIISPLLTQTPQQIPNLLLVYALPACIICCLTTVGIRSSVPPTPPSASAESSGSEPFFQGIKLLLRNKAYLVLLLCFGSGVAVFTCFFMFLVQILCVQGYSNDFAGLCGVLFIVFGVVGAGALGLYVDKTKKFIEVTKVNMSFTALASIAFSVVSLMPQQKAAVATICSLFGFFVFSIYPVAMELSVECSYPVGEATSAGLLFISGQLLSVLYVFILQAFTVRLADSPLSTCGAEILSWKVPMLVLAGLCTLFTCFFVLFFNTRYRRLEAEEQATCGSSATSGQPKNLLTDS
- the slc49a3 gene encoding solute carrier family 49 member A3 isoform X2 encodes the protein MIWLTFALVPNQSAQYFMVSLDQINLFSLVYIVVSIPLSFLATWMMDTHGLRFTLILGSWLNMLGALLRFLGTRMGNGVKDLFAVVVFGQVLGATAQPLIIFTPTKLAALWFPEHQRATANMITSMSNPLGIVLTNIISPLLTQTPQQIPNLLLVYALPACIICCLTTVGIRSSVPPTPPSASAESSGSEPFFQGIKLLLRNKAYLVLLLCFGSGVAVFTCFFMFLVQILCVQGYSNDFAGLCGVLFIVFGVVGAGALGLYVDKTKKFIEVTKVNMSFTALASIAFSVVSLMPQQKAAVATICSLFGFFVFSIYPVAMELSVECSYPVGEATSAGLLFISGQLLSVLYVFILQAFTVRLADSPLSTCGAEILSWKVPMLVLAGLCTLFTCFFVLFFNTRYRRLEAEEQATCGSSATSGQPKNLLTDS